Below is a window of Sulfitobacter sp. SK012 DNA.
CGCAAGTGGCCGTATCGCGTAGGGTCCTTGATACGAGTGCGAGCGCCTTGAGATGCTCTACCCCGGCTTCTTCAGGCGCAAAGAGCGCAAATGCGATGTCGACAGGTTGGCGATCAACCGAGCCAAAATCAATGGGCTTGTCAAGGAGCACGAACAGGCCAACGACATGATCAAGCTCTTTGATGCGGGCGTGTGGCAGCGCAACACCGTGTCCGACACCCGTGGGCCCTAACGCTTCGCGTGCAAGCAGCGCCTCGACGGCGGCGACAGCAGGCATATCGTAGACTTCATGGGCGAAGTCTCCGAGTTCCGACAACAGCCGCTTTTTGCTCGTGACCGATGTCACAACCTTTACGGCTTTGGGGATGAGTAGTTTCTCAAAGTTCATACAGTCCGCCATGTTGTGGCGCGCCCTTTGAGCGCGCCGCCTTTTGTTAAGCGGGGTCGATCCAGCCAATGTTGCCGTCTTCACGACGGTACACGACGTTGACCCCCTCATTACCTTGCTTGCGAAACACCACAACGGGAGTACCTGACAATTCCATTTGCATGACCGCTTCGCCGACAGACAAGGTTGCAATCTTGGTCTGCATTTCGGCAATGATCATGGGTTGGAGCGTATCGGGTTCCTGTCCTTCGGAATCACTTTCTGAGGCGAGGATATAGGAGGCGGCACCGAAAAGTTCAACCGGTTCGGCACGATCTTTGTGATGATCTTTCAACCGACGCTTGTATCGGCGCAGTTGCTTCTCCATTTTTTCGCAACATCCATCAAAAGCTGCATAAATTTCGTTTTCATGTGCCCGAGCGGAGGCAGTCAGGCCAGTCGATAGGTGCACAGTCGCTTCGCAGACATATTCGTGTCCCGATTTTGAGAAGACGACTGTAGCGTCCGTAGGTCGTTCAGCGTATTTTTTGACAGCCTCACCAAGCTCGGTTTTCACATGCGTTTGAAGTGCTGTGCCGATATCGATTTGTTTGCCGCTGATTTGGTACCGCATATCTTCTCCTTTTTAGTGTGATCGAACGGCAGTTGTCCTGTGATTTTGATCACAGGCGCATGCAGTTCAGATCGGGAAAGTGGTAGCCGTTTTCAGGTTGTCTGCAGCCACGCCACAAAGTGCGGTCGAAGGCAGAACAGACAGGAACAACGGGGTTACCATAGTCCTATCAAACGCCGAATCTTTTACAAAAGTCAATGCTGCTGATTACACGAACCTGTTAAGGATTTCACGTTAACCCTCAGGAAATGCGGAAATTATCACCCAGATAGACCCGCCGTACATCGCCGTTACGCACCACTTCTTCAGGAGTGCCAGACATCAAGACCCGCCCTTCGTGAAGAATGTAGGCGCGGTCAACTATTTCCAGTGTTTCGCGGACATTATGGTCAGTAATCAGCACGCCAATGCCACGTTTCTTGAGGTCCGCGACAAGATTCCGGATATCCCCAACAGAGATTGGATCGACACCGGCGAAGGGTTCATCCAACAGCAGGTATTTGGGGTCCGCTGCAAGGCAGCGGGCGATTTCAACGCGACGACGCTCGCCGCCTGACAAGGCTAACGCGGGCGCGCGGCGCAGGTGTTCGATTGAGAATTCGCTGAGGAGTTCTTCGAGTCTTTTGCGCCGCTTGCGGCGGTCCGGCTCGACGATCTCAAGCACGGCACCGATGTTGTCTTGCACACTGAGGCCTCGAAAAATGCTCATTTCTTGTGGCAAGTACCCAATGCCAAGCTGCGCGCGGCGGTACATAGGCAAGGCAGTGACGTCTTTGCCGTCAATCGTGACAGTGCCACCTTCGGGGGTGACCAACCCGGCTACAGAATAAAATGTCGTTGTTTTGCCCGACCCGTTGGGGCCAAGCAGGGCCACGACCTCGCCGCGATTCAATTCCATCGTGAAGTCGCGAATCACGATCTTTTTGCGATAGGACTTGCGCAAATGTTCGATTCGCAGGCCCGCGCCGCCTGTCGCTACGGTCAATGTTGGGTTGGCCATTAGTTTTCAGGACCCGTCTGGAGGATGGTTTTAACCCGCCCCGACATGCGCGCCGTACCGTCTGAGAGGCGCACGGTCATCTTGTCTGCGCTTAATGCGCTAGGGCCTTGGGCCAACAAAACACTGCCGGTCATCACGATCGTACCTTCGTCAATATTGTAATCTGCACGATCTGATTCTGCAGCATCAGGGCCAGAAACTAGCGTCACACCACCCGTAGCTTCGAGGCGTGCGATGCCTTGTTGCTCAGCCCTGTAGATGACCAAAACACGAGCCGCAGACAGGCGCATTTCACCCTGTCCAATCACGACGTTTCCTGTGAAAATTGCTGTTCCGGTGGCCTGATCAACGGACAAATCGTCTGATGTCACCTCGACAGGAAGGTTCGTGTCTTGCCGTATCGTCCCAAATGCAACGCCTGTGCCTTGAGCGTAAACGGCAGAAAAAGACAGGACCACGAAAAGTGGTATACATATAATTCGAAGAATCTTCACGCGCGTCACTTTCCAAACCGATCGTCGACTTAATTTGGGGTATATACCAGCTTCACCCCGTTATTGAAAATCAATTGAACGTTTTCACCCGCTTGTGGGGTTTTTATCGTCATTGAGCCTGCATCGAGGACACCTAAAGGCCCCACCGCGTGGACGGCATCAGGGGCGTTGATCTCGAACGATGACATTTGAGACGTCAACGTTCGGGTTGTCATTCGGTAACCGGACGAAGTTTCTAGCACCACGTCGCCTTCCAAGTCAGCCATGTCAGCGGCTATGTCAAAGCGCGCCATGTTGGCTTGAACTTTAATGCGGTTACCGTCGGCGGTCTCAATTCGCGCAAGGACGCCTTCGGCTTCATTCGCGCCAAGCTGGCCGCTGGGTGTGGTCAATTTGACGGCCGAAAAGGACAGTTGATCACCGTCTGCTGTGCTGCCTGAGAAAAATGGAGCGGTGACTTGCTGGTCGCGCAGTCTCTCCTGAATTTCTTTGTCAGCAAAGGGGATAGCGCTTTCCGTGTCGATGGTGCGTGACAGTAAAAAGAGCGTTGAAAGAATCCCCAGTGCTGCCAGTGGGAACGCCACCTTCAACCAAGTAACCGTTCTCGTATGGCTATCCGGGCGCATGGCTTTCTAACTCAGCCCGACGCGCAAGCAGTCATGGATGTGCAACAGACCTGCGGGTTTTTGAGGGTGCGCTGGGTCAGCGACGAGCAGGCAGGTGATCTTGCGCGTATTCATGATGCCAACAGCCTTCTCGGCTAGATCGCTAGGCGAGATTACGATCGGGTCCTTGGTCATGACATCGCAGGCCTTGAGTGACAAAAGCCCTTCCATATTGCGGCTTAGGTCGCCCACGGTGATGATCCCTTGGGTTTGTCCTGCATCATTAATCACAATAACAACGCCAAACGCCTTGTCGCCCAGCTCGGTCAATACGTCGGACATGGGCGCGTTCATGTCTATCAGAGGCATCGAGTCGCCGCTGTGCATCAAATCGGACACAAGACTAAGCTGTGCACCCAATTTTCCTCCTGGATGGAAAGCCCGGAAATGCTCTGCTGAAAAGGCGCGGTTTTCCATGAGCGCGACTGCGAGTGCATCCCCCATCGCTAGGGTCATAGTGGTCGATGTTGTGGGTACGATGCCGGTGCCACAGGCTTCTTCGAGACGCGGCAGCAACAAGACGACATCGCATTGATTGCCCAAGCTGCTGTCCGCACGGCTGGTTATGCCGACCAATGGGATGTCGAAACGGCGGGAATATGCGATGAGGTTTGCCAGCTCAGGTGCTTCGCCAGAATTCGAGATCGCAAGCACTACATCAGCTGCAGTGATCATGCCTAAATCGCCATGGCTGGCTTCGGCGGGATGCACGAATTGGGCAGGTGTCCCGGTGCTTGCAAGGGTCGCTGCGATCTTGTTGGCGATGTGGCCTGACTTGCCGATGCCTGTCACGATGACTCGGCCTTTAGCACCGTTCAGCAAATCGATACCCGCCCGAAAGCTGTCATCGAGCATATCTGCTAATGTGTTAAGCGCGGTGGCTTCAGTCCGGATGACGCGCCGGGCGGTATCTAGAAAAGGTGTACTCATGCGTGGGCAAAGATGTCCGTCTCGGGCCACCCTTCCAGATCAAGATGTGCGCGCATCGGTAAAAAATCAAAGCAGGCCTGTGCCATTTCCATCCGTCCTTCTCGCAACAACATGACATTTAGCGCTTTGCGCAATCCATGCAGGTACAAAACATCGGAGGCTGCGTAGTCGATCTGTGCAGTGGTAAGCTTGTCGGCACCCCAATCACTGGACTGTTGCTGTTTGGAGATATCGACGCTCAGAAGTTCCTGCAACAATTTGGCCAACCCATGACGGTCAGTATAAGTGCGCACCAAGCGACTGGCAATTTTTGTGCAATAGACGGGCGTCGCCACAGTACCGAACGTGTTTTCCATTGCGGCAATATCAAATCTACCAAAGTGGAAAAGTTTGAGTACGTCTTTGTTTGCCAGCAGTGCGCAGAGGTTTGGAGCGGCAGTTTGGCCCTTCGCGATCTGGATCAGGTGGGCGTTGCCGTCCCCGCCAGACAGTTGCACGACACACAGCCGGTCGCGATGCGGACGTAGCCCCATCGTTTCACAGTCGATGGCGACGATAGGGCCCAGGTCAAGGCCGTCGGGTAGGTCATTTTGGTAGAGGCGATTGGTCATGGTTTTCTCTATATCGTGGGGCAGTGGGTAGGGAAAGTACGCTTGCTCAGGGCTCAAGGATATCGGTTAACGCAGGGCGAGGGTAACGATTCAAAAGCGCATCGACGCTTGCGTGACAACTGTGACCCGCCCAATCGCTGGGGAAAAGGGCGCGCGGCAAATCGGGGTGTTTCAGTATGATGCGACGCCAATTGTGCACGATCAGGCACCGCAATACTGCAATTTGGCAGGCGCTGAAATTTGTTTGATCAGGCAGGGCGCTTTGCGCTTGCGCCAGAATCTGCAGCAGCTCGGCATAGTCTTGTGACTGCTGAGTAGGTTCCAGCTGCGCGCGCAACCAATCTGTCACTTCGCCGCCGGGAAGGGTCACCATGCCTTTGAGGGTCTGCGCATGTGCAGACCCGATATATGTTCGTGGCATAAGAGGCGCGAAACCGTGTTGCAGCATTTCTGCACGGCTAAAACTTGTAGCGTCTTCCAAAAGGACGACCTGCCAGTTTTCATCTTGCGCGCTCGGATCAGCATAGATGCGCTTGCTGGCTGCAACGGTCTGCGCGCGGCCAGAGGGTGTCAGGCTGTGACGGCTCGTTCTCCCGGTCTTGTTCGATGTGATCCAACCATCCTTGCGCAGCCGGTGCAGGGCAACACGCACCGCTTCGGGTCGAATATCCATTGCGGCCATGATTGCTGACAGAACGGGCCCGTCAATTGAATCGCCAGGCGCTTGCGCGAGGTCGCCAAAAAGCGTGACCATCAACGACCAAACGCGCTGTCCTCCCAGCTCAGAAAGAGCAGCGGTGGTTACATAATAAGGGTCACTTTTCATGCCATGTTATCTAGGCTCGGAACGTTGCTGAAACAAGCCGAAGCTCCCTAATCGAGTATGATGGGCCATGGGTCCCTGCCATAGACATCACCTTATCCGTCACTTTGCGTTACTCGGGTTCGTAAAAGGGTGACCATTGCGAAGAACAGTGATTTTACATCCCGGATGAGTGCAGTTGATGCGTACGATCAGGCGCGTGGGGCGTACCATAATTAACAATTAGTGCGGGGGGCGAAGTCACTGAAGAGTTGAAGTGAGCGCAATAACGCGCTTTTGCAAAAAAGAGGAGAAGCAAGTCTAGACCAGAAACAGTGCCTAAGGCGCTAAATTCAAAATGCAAATCACACAGATCAGTTGAAATATATTCGAAAAAAAGGGTAGAAAACAAAGAGGAAGTTCTTTGCCCTTCCAATTCATACAGGAAATAAAAATGCGAAATCGCGTCACGCTGCTCTTAGCCACACTGTCATTGTTGTTTTGCACAACAGTCGGCGCAACAGCGCAGGTGATGCTTGGAAGCGAAGGCGGGGCTCAGGTTGGAACCACCGTGCCTGATTTGCCCACTCCTTTGACACCGGAAACCGTGCGGGAGATGGTATCCCTGATGTCAGAAGAGCAAGTGCGACTGATGTTGCTTGGTCGGTTGGACGCAGTTGCCGAGGCTGAGGCCGAGGTAAGGGTTGTGACGCCTTCTATTATTGACGTGATTTCCGACACCTGGACGGCTTTCTACACGCCAGGTCTTAATGCAATTACGAGTTTGCCGAACCTAGTGAGCCGACAGATTGAAGCCTTCTCTAACTTCGCAACTGCTTTTGGTCTCAATGGCATGCTGAGTATGTTCGCCATTGTGGCCGCCGCGATGGTTGTAGGATATGGCGCTGAACGGTTGTTGACCCAACTCTTTCAACGCTGGCGCAAGTCGCCGACCGCTCCGGAATCCGATACTCTTTTGGGGACTTTGAAATTTCTGGCTCTCAGATTGTGGCGTGAAATCCTTGGGATCATAATTTTCTATACTGTTATCCGAGCGATTGGGGCATCATTCTTGACGGCCGAACAGGCGGCAGTCGCCGCACCTGCCGTAAAATATCTGGTCTTATTCCCACGTATTGTCGCGGCACTGTCACGGTTTGTACTTGCGCCTGAAAAACCGCAGTTTCGCTTGCTGAGCGTCAGTGATCACTGGGCTAAATACCTTCATCGTAATGTGATCGGGCTAACGCTGCTCGGAGGTTTCCCACTCTTTATCGTTGGCTTTAACGTGCGATTTGGAATTGCTCTCGGAGAGACCAGTCTCGGCCTTTGGCTTACCTATGCGTTGTTCCTTTATGTCATCGTGATTGCGTGGACAGCGCGCGATGGTCTTACGCAGATGATGCGCGGAAACGACCCAGACAGCACAGATTTCGACGAGCAGATGGCGCGCTACTATCCCCATTTCATGATTGCGGTGTCAGTCGCTGTATGGGCCGTAACCAACATCATTATAGGCAAAGGCCAAGGCTTCATGCTTTTGAATGCGCCGCATTACACCACGATGTTCTGGTTGCTCAGCGCTCCTTTGATCGACACCGCAAACCGCGGTCTTGTGAAGCATCTGCAACCTCCGATGATTGGCGATGGTCCGATCGCAGAACAGGCCTATAAATCGAACAAGCGCAGTATGATCCGGATCGGCCGAGTTCTGGCATTTGGCTTGATTGTGCTGATCATAGCGGGGACGTGGAATATCGACCTTGCCAATATTGGCTCGTCAGGTGTGGGCGCGCAATTTGCCGGCAATCTGATCGAGTTCCTTGTTATCTGTGCGGTTGGCTACATCGTTTATGAAATGATGTCGCTCTGGGTTAACAGACGACTAGCGCGCGAGCAGTCGGTTGGTGTGACGTCGGATCAGGCTGGTGGCGATGGCGGCGGCGCGGGCGGATCGCGGCTTGCGACTGTGTTGCCGATGGTGCTGATTGCAGCGCAGATGGCCATTGGCACGATCTTTGGCTTGTTGGCCATAGGGAGCCTTGGCATCGACACCACGCCGCTTTTGGCAGGTGCTGGTATCCTCGGATTGGCAATTGGTTTCGGTGCACAAAAACTGGTGACGGACATCGTGTCTGGAGTATTCTTCTTGATCGATGACGCTTTTCGTATCGGCGAATACATCGACGTTGGCGGAACGATGGGTGCGGTCGAAAAGATCTCTATCCGGTCGATGCAAATGCGCCATCACCGCGGCAATGTGCACACCATTCCTTATGGTGGTATCGAAAAGGTCACGAACTTTAGCCGTGACTGGGTCATCATGAAACTGATGTTCACGGTTCCGTTTGATACCGATCCGAACAAGGTCAAAAAGATCTTTAAGAAGATCGGCGCTGAGATGCTGGAAGACCCGCTCTTCAAGGAAGATTTCCTAGAGCCGTTCAAAAGCCAGGGCGTATTCCAGTTCGATGATGTTGGTATCGTTATGCGCGGCAAGTTCATGGCGAAGCCGGGTACGCAGTTCACCATCCGCAAGGAAATCTACAACCGTGTGCGCAAAGAGTTCGAGGCAAATGGGATCGAATTCGCACGTCGCGAAGTACGGGTCGCCATACCGGGCATGGAAGATCACGATGATCTGAATGTGGAACAGCGTGCTACCATCCAAGGGGCGGCAAGCGGTGCGGTTCAACAGCAGCTGGTTGAAGAAGCAGCAAATGCAGAAAAGAAATAGCTGTAATGCTTGGTGTGTTTTTCAAATGAAGACAGAGCGCTAATCTTCACCACATAAGTTGGCACACACTGGTGTGACGCGACTTCATGTTCGTGTTTACGGGTTTTCTGCTATGGGGGGACGCTATGGAATTTCTTATGGTTCTATCTGCAGTGCTGATTTCAAACGTGGCAATGGCACAGAATTTGGAACGCGAAACCTACGGTGTTACGGGGTCGAAATGATCAACGGCATTCCAACCGGAGTCATTTGAGAAACTCTTCGAGGCGATGGACTATTACGGCGGGGTGCTACACCTATCTATGGTCGATGCCTGCCATGGACCTCAAAGGTTGGGAAAAC
It encodes the following:
- the hpf gene encoding ribosome hibernation-promoting factor, HPF/YfiA family — encoded protein: MRYQISGKQIDIGTALQTHVKTELGEAVKKYAERPTDATVVFSKSGHEYVCEATVHLSTGLTASARAHENEIYAAFDGCCEKMEKQLRRYKRRLKDHHKDRAEPVELFGAASYILASESDSEGQEPDTLQPMIIAEMQTKIATLSVGEAVMQMELSGTPVVVFRKQGNEGVNVVYRREDGNIGWIDPA
- a CDS encoding PaaX family transcriptional regulator C-terminal domain-containing protein, producing MKSDPYYVTTAALSELGGQRVWSLMVTLFGDLAQAPGDSIDGPVLSAIMAAMDIRPEAVRVALHRLRKDGWITSNKTGRTSRHSLTPSGRAQTVAASKRIYADPSAQDENWQVVLLEDATSFSRAEMLQHGFAPLMPRTYIGSAHAQTLKGMVTLPGGEVTDWLRAQLEPTQQSQDYAELLQILAQAQSALPDQTNFSACQIAVLRCLIVHNWRRIILKHPDLPRALFPSDWAGHSCHASVDALLNRYPRPALTDILEP
- a CDS encoding PTS sugar transporter subunit IIA, producing MNFEKLLIPKAVKVVTSVTSKKRLLSELGDFAHEVYDMPAVAAVEALLAREALGPTGVGHGVALPHARIKELDHVVGLFVLLDKPIDFGSVDRQPVDIAFALFAPEEAGVEHLKALALVSRTLRDTATCAKLRANPEASTLYTILTEAEAMQAA
- a CDS encoding mechanosensitive ion channel family protein — protein: MRNRVTLLLATLSLLFCTTVGATAQVMLGSEGGAQVGTTVPDLPTPLTPETVREMVSLMSEEQVRLMLLGRLDAVAEAEAEVRVVTPSIIDVISDTWTAFYTPGLNAITSLPNLVSRQIEAFSNFATAFGLNGMLSMFAIVAAAMVVGYGAERLLTQLFQRWRKSPTAPESDTLLGTLKFLALRLWREILGIIIFYTVIRAIGASFLTAEQAAVAAPAVKYLVLFPRIVAALSRFVLAPEKPQFRLLSVSDHWAKYLHRNVIGLTLLGGFPLFIVGFNVRFGIALGETSLGLWLTYALFLYVIVIAWTARDGLTQMMRGNDPDSTDFDEQMARYYPHFMIAVSVAVWAVTNIIIGKGQGFMLLNAPHYTTMFWLLSAPLIDTANRGLVKHLQPPMIGDGPIAEQAYKSNKRSMIRIGRVLAFGLIVLIIAGTWNIDLANIGSSGVGAQFAGNLIEFLVICAVGYIVYEMMSLWVNRRLAREQSVGVTSDQAGGDGGGAGGSRLATVLPMVLIAAQMAIGTIFGLLAIGSLGIDTTPLLAGAGILGLAIGFGAQKLVTDIVSGVFFLIDDAFRIGEYIDVGGTMGAVEKISIRSMQMRHHRGNVHTIPYGGIEKVTNFSRDWVIMKLMFTVPFDTDPNKVKKIFKKIGAEMLEDPLFKEDFLEPFKSQGVFQFDDVGIVMRGKFMAKPGTQFTIRKEIYNRVRKEFEANGIEFARREVRVAIPGMEDHDDLNVEQRATIQGAASGAVQQQLVEEAANAEKK
- a CDS encoding KpsF/GutQ family sugar-phosphate isomerase codes for the protein MSTPFLDTARRVIRTEATALNTLADMLDDSFRAGIDLLNGAKGRVIVTGIGKSGHIANKIAATLASTGTPAQFVHPAEASHGDLGMITAADVVLAISNSGEAPELANLIAYSRRFDIPLVGITSRADSSLGNQCDVVLLLPRLEEACGTGIVPTTSTTMTLAMGDALAVALMENRAFSAEHFRAFHPGGKLGAQLSLVSDLMHSGDSMPLIDMNAPMSDVLTELGDKAFGVVIVINDAGQTQGIITVGDLSRNMEGLLSLKACDVMTKDPIVISPSDLAEKAVGIMNTRKITCLLVADPAHPQKPAGLLHIHDCLRVGLS
- a CDS encoding ribonuclease D, coding for MTNRLYQNDLPDGLDLGPIVAIDCETMGLRPHRDRLCVVQLSGGDGNAHLIQIAKGQTAAPNLCALLANKDVLKLFHFGRFDIAAMENTFGTVATPVYCTKIASRLVRTYTDRHGLAKLLQELLSVDISKQQQSSDWGADKLTTAQIDYAASDVLYLHGLRKALNVMLLREGRMEMAQACFDFLPMRAHLDLEGWPETDIFAHA
- the lptB gene encoding LPS export ABC transporter ATP-binding protein, whose translation is MANPTLTVATGGAGLRIEHLRKSYRKKIVIRDFTMELNRGEVVALLGPNGSGKTTTFYSVAGLVTPEGGTVTIDGKDVTALPMYRRAQLGIGYLPQEMSIFRGLSVQDNIGAVLEIVEPDRRKRRKRLEELLSEFSIEHLRRAPALALSGGERRRVEIARCLAADPKYLLLDEPFAGVDPISVGDIRNLVADLKKRGIGVLITDHNVRETLEIVDRAYILHEGRVLMSGTPEEVVRNGDVRRVYLGDNFRIS
- the lptA gene encoding lipopolysaccharide transport periplasmic protein LptA, whose product is MTRVKILRIICIPLFVVLSFSAVYAQGTGVAFGTIRQDTNLPVEVTSDDLSVDQATGTAIFTGNVVIGQGEMRLSAARVLVIYRAEQQGIARLEATGGVTLVSGPDAAESDRADYNIDEGTIVMTGSVLLAQGPSALSADKMTVRLSDGTARMSGRVKTILQTGPEN